The Geoalkalibacter sp. genome includes the window TCCCTGTTTTGCCCACCGGCATGGTTTTGCATATCCCTCATCCTGTATACAGTATGCCTTCACGGCATCCGGATTCCGTTCCAAAAAGCTCTCAAAACGGGGTACTTCGGTGATTGATTTTGATTGGACGCTCTTTCTTCAGCTCGCGAATTTCCTTGTACTCATCTACCTGTTGAATGTTCTGCTGTTCCGGCCCCTGGGGCGGATCATGGAAGAGCGCAAGCAGGCGACCTTGGGCGGGCATCAGCGCGCACGCGATCTGGAAGCTGAAATTCAAGCCAAGATGGCCGCCTACCGCGAAAAACTTCAGGAGGCCAAGAGCAAGGCGGCTTC containing:
- a CDS encoding ATP synthase F0 subunit B, yielding MIDFDWTLFLQLANFLVLIYLLNVLLFRPLGRIMEERKQATLGGHQRARDLEAEIQAKMAAYREKLQEAKSKAASERAALRAAASEEEARILADAQQKGAAQITALRNQVEREAAAARQNLRGEADGLAHQVASKVLGRSL